A window from Pseudomonas frederiksbergensis encodes these proteins:
- a CDS encoding aldehyde dehydrogenase family protein, producing the protein MYLINGQLRDDVTPQSALDSLRKQLPGLLSAPIDSETVIEAAARFAAQLQTRSLNLPLDDDQCQGLSEFCQRSNLSTKLERELGSQPRSLRRIDYRQPHFESWHPLGLVVHVTPGNAPMLAFCAVLESLLAGNINWLRPSTSDAGLTAKLLAEFVKCDTSGRLAEFVAVLPVGTSLIAELCTQADGVSAWGGEKALTAIRQQIPAGCRWIDWGHRISFAYLSPDAASPSALDALVDEVCSLDQQACSSPQWVLVDSNDPAILQDLGERLSEAFTRRASRWPALVPTDQEACEITTRTAMAQLDYCFANQRGQVWAGHGWRIIWEHHQTLAPSPLFRTLLLKPVPQHLIAETLLPWRTVLQSCALICSATETPGLVRTLVNAGVTRIAPCPGIHDGYAGEPHDGVYALTRLSRRLSVSLSADVLPGRATLDPVPPAPDIADAPIMDKNAFTTQPMGAAAQLYFRSGGSSGTPALAGFSYRDFQRQMRAAADGLFAAGLDPAQDRVMNLFYGGSLYGGFLSFTKILEQMGVTHFPMGAPQDDDFSEIAQLIVDQRVTVLIGMPSTLHRLFFSEQARLRAYAGISKVFLGGEHPGQTSLSLMESCGVSMIRSAIYGSVDAGPLGHACAATANGVFHLMCDTQHLEIVQIEQDEPVQANEVGRLLFTSRARQGQTVRRYDVGDTGRWMPGACPCGLDSPRFELLQRHGKLVRMGTEFISPSALHDSVGVPMQIVLDHSPDGVERLTVLSNADADQVRHALLNDQALVNAVNANLLIVEVQTCKEQAFTRNKHSGKTPLVIDKRK; encoded by the coding sequence ATGTACCTGATCAATGGCCAACTGCGTGACGACGTTACCCCGCAAAGCGCCCTCGACAGCCTTCGAAAACAATTGCCCGGGCTGCTTTCTGCACCGATCGACAGCGAAACCGTCATCGAAGCCGCGGCTCGTTTCGCCGCGCAGTTACAGACTCGCAGCCTGAACCTGCCTCTGGACGACGATCAATGTCAGGGGCTGAGCGAGTTCTGCCAGCGCAGCAACCTGAGCACAAAGCTTGAGCGAGAACTGGGTTCGCAACCCCGCTCGCTGAGACGTATCGACTACCGGCAGCCACACTTTGAAAGCTGGCACCCCTTGGGACTGGTGGTGCATGTGACGCCGGGCAATGCGCCGATGCTGGCGTTCTGCGCGGTTCTTGAAAGCCTGCTGGCCGGTAACATCAACTGGTTACGCCCCAGCACCAGCGATGCGGGTTTGACTGCAAAGTTGTTGGCTGAATTTGTGAAGTGCGACACCAGCGGCAGGCTTGCCGAGTTCGTCGCGGTACTGCCCGTGGGCACTTCCCTGATAGCCGAACTCTGCACTCAGGCCGATGGCGTGTCAGCCTGGGGCGGTGAAAAGGCACTCACGGCGATTCGTCAGCAGATCCCCGCCGGATGTCGCTGGATCGATTGGGGGCACAGGATCAGTTTCGCTTATCTGTCGCCTGACGCGGCCAGCCCTTCGGCGCTGGATGCGTTGGTGGATGAAGTGTGCAGCCTGGATCAACAAGCGTGTTCCAGCCCGCAATGGGTGCTGGTGGACAGCAATGATCCGGCCATTCTGCAAGACCTGGGCGAGCGTTTGAGCGAAGCCTTCACGCGCCGTGCCTCGCGCTGGCCGGCGCTGGTACCCACGGACCAGGAGGCGTGCGAAATCACCACCCGCACGGCCATGGCGCAACTGGATTACTGTTTTGCGAACCAACGCGGCCAGGTCTGGGCCGGCCATGGATGGCGGATCATCTGGGAACACCATCAGACGCTCGCGCCATCGCCACTGTTTCGTACGCTGCTACTCAAGCCTGTGCCGCAACACTTGATCGCCGAGACGCTCTTGCCCTGGCGCACGGTCCTGCAAAGCTGCGCACTGATTTGCTCTGCGACAGAAACGCCAGGACTTGTGCGAACACTGGTCAACGCTGGCGTCACCCGTATTGCGCCTTGCCCGGGGATTCATGATGGCTACGCCGGTGAGCCGCATGATGGCGTTTACGCGTTGACGCGTTTGAGTCGCCGCCTCTCGGTGAGCCTGTCGGCGGATGTTTTGCCGGGCCGGGCGACGCTCGACCCGGTCCCACCGGCCCCTGACATTGCCGATGCGCCGATCATGGACAAAAACGCCTTCACGACCCAACCGATGGGCGCCGCAGCGCAATTGTATTTCCGCTCGGGAGGGAGCAGCGGCACTCCCGCCCTCGCCGGCTTCAGCTATCGCGACTTTCAACGACAGATGCGCGCAGCGGCAGACGGCCTGTTCGCCGCCGGCCTCGATCCTGCACAGGACCGGGTCATGAACCTGTTTTACGGCGGCAGCCTGTACGGGGGGTTCCTCAGCTTTACCAAAATACTGGAGCAGATGGGCGTCACACATTTCCCCATGGGGGCGCCCCAGGACGATGACTTCAGCGAAATCGCCCAACTGATCGTTGACCAGCGTGTCACCGTGCTGATCGGCATGCCGAGCACCTTGCATCGTCTGTTCTTCAGCGAGCAGGCCCGACTTCGCGCGTACGCAGGTATCAGCAAAGTGTTCCTCGGCGGCGAGCACCCGGGCCAAACCAGCCTGAGCCTCATGGAAAGTTGCGGGGTTTCGATGATCCGCTCGGCGATCTATGGTTCCGTCGACGCCGGTCCTTTGGGGCATGCGTGCGCAGCCACCGCGAACGGGGTGTTTCACTTGATGTGCGATACCCAGCATCTGGAAATCGTGCAGATCGAACAGGATGAACCGGTTCAGGCTAATGAGGTCGGTCGCCTGCTGTTTACTTCACGAGCACGACAAGGCCAGACCGTGCGCCGATATGACGTGGGTGACACCGGTCGCTGGATGCCCGGAGCCTGTCCGTGCGGGCTGGACTCACCCCGATTCGAACTGCTCCAGCGCCACGGCAAACTGGTGCGAATGGGCACGGAATTCATTTCGCCGTCGGCTCTGCACGATAGCGTCGGCGTGCCCATGCAGATAGTTCTCGATCACAGCCCTGATGGCGTCGAGCGGCTGACAGTTTTGTCGAATGCAGACGCCGATCAGGTCCGCCACGCCTTATTGAACGATCAAGCGCTGGTAAACGCCGTGAACGCCAACCTGTTAATTGTTGAAGTTCAAACATGCAAGGAACAAGCATTCACTCGGAATAAACACAGCGGCAAAACACCGTTGGTTATTGATAAAAGAAAATAA
- a CDS encoding MdfA family multidrug efflux MFS transporter, whose product MHKPLINISSRHLLGFCLAITFFELLTYMASDMIMPGMLTVTHQLDASPDHVPYAFNLYLAGGILLQWLIGPLSDHFGRRRMLLIGCAVFALACAAAFKVQSISAFNGLRLIQGMGLGFVIAVSYPALQEVFCEADAVKIMALLGNVALLSPLLGPLLGSLLLEWLSWRELFLLLGIGGVMVWLGLYLFMPETVGTLRHDGQRLEAVRFEWHGTLRRYAALLTNPRFLCAAVALGVMSLPLIAWIGLAPLLLIHNQGLSTLHYGLWQIPVFTAVILGNLILNRLIANVELPQLIRYALWPFCGGLIALVAVSIHGGSTVVLISCLALYAVGLGMSNAALYRLALFASDDSKGLVSAMIGMISIAVMGGGGSLIAAIGAGDSHESFALMAGIAGLLSLAPLRLFLRRSQIPLAV is encoded by the coding sequence TGTTGACCGTTACCCATCAATTGGATGCCAGTCCCGACCATGTCCCTTACGCCTTCAATCTTTATTTGGCCGGCGGCATTCTTCTGCAATGGCTTATTGGCCCGCTGTCCGATCATTTCGGCCGCCGCCGGATGTTGCTTATCGGTTGTGCGGTATTCGCCCTGGCCTGCGCCGCCGCGTTCAAGGTGCAAAGCATTTCCGCGTTCAATGGCTTGCGACTGATTCAGGGCATGGGGTTGGGGTTTGTCATCGCGGTCAGCTACCCGGCCCTGCAAGAAGTTTTCTGCGAAGCCGACGCGGTCAAGATCATGGCGCTGTTGGGGAACGTTGCGTTGCTCTCCCCGCTGCTGGGGCCGTTGCTCGGCAGTCTGCTGCTGGAATGGTTGTCCTGGCGGGAGCTGTTTTTACTGCTGGGTATCGGCGGCGTGATGGTCTGGCTCGGGCTTTATCTGTTCATGCCGGAAACCGTGGGCACCCTGCGCCACGACGGACAGCGACTGGAAGCAGTACGCTTTGAATGGCACGGCACCCTGCGCCGCTATGCGGCGTTGCTGACTAACCCGCGATTCCTGTGCGCCGCTGTCGCGCTCGGCGTGATGAGCCTGCCGTTGATTGCCTGGATCGGCTTGGCGCCGCTCTTGCTGATCCACAACCAGGGGTTATCAACGCTGCACTACGGCCTGTGGCAAATCCCGGTATTTACAGCCGTCATTCTCGGCAATCTGATCCTCAATCGACTGATTGCCAACGTTGAACTGCCACAACTGATTCGATACGCGCTTTGGCCGTTTTGCGGCGGCCTCATCGCGTTAGTCGCCGTCAGCATCCATGGCGGTTCGACCGTCGTGCTGATCAGTTGCCTGGCGCTGTACGCCGTGGGACTGGGCATGAGCAATGCCGCGTTGTACCGGCTTGCGCTGTTCGCCAGCGATGACAGCAAAGGTCTGGTCTCGGCCATGATCGGCATGATCTCGATCGCCGTCATGGGTGGCGGCGGCTCGCTTATTGCGGCCATCGGTGCCGGTGACAGCCACGAATCCTTCGCTTTGATGGCGGGTATCGCTGGGCTGCTGAGCCTGGCGCCCCTGCGCCTGTTTCTGCGGCGCTCTCAAATCCCGCTTGCCGTCTGA
- a CDS encoding AMP-binding protein translates to MKSTYSLEQLLSYIRQHSNFYRQQLEHLPSQGIKLQDIPLTNAVDYWSDSHDLNHWPVLTAKVDDALVFQTGGSTSQGKLSVYTYSEWQELVSTFGESFSSQLNDGDRVANLFFSGDLYASFLFIHDSLVHVRRSICEFPFTGHAELGALADAIDQHRINVLVGVPAQLLRFAAYLNQHRRVLRGVETLLYGGESLFAQQVAILTDVFPNVRIASIGYASVDAGLIGASARDCALGEHRVFEPQTLLEIIDELTGEVIEECDRTGLLVVTSLTRRLMPLLRYPVGDRACWREPGSAPNRKFALKGRSVHSQRVRVGVLSLLIDDIQQIVQRIAHNDQWQLLIEHDGYKDILSVKWVPSTLSMATVPVCRALYEALVEHYPAIEELSREGLLELRVLSCAVTALKLHPRSGKQLRVQDLRVYDAPLSEPA, encoded by the coding sequence GTGAAATCGACTTATTCACTCGAACAACTGCTGTCTTATATACGACAACATTCAAACTTCTACCGCCAGCAACTGGAACACTTACCGTCGCAGGGCATTAAGTTGCAAGATATACCGCTGACCAACGCTGTGGACTATTGGTCTGACAGCCATGACTTGAATCATTGGCCGGTCCTGACCGCAAAGGTCGACGATGCGTTGGTGTTTCAAACCGGCGGATCGACCAGCCAGGGCAAACTGTCCGTTTACACCTATAGCGAATGGCAAGAACTGGTCAGTACATTTGGAGAAAGCTTCTCCTCACAACTGAATGACGGAGACCGTGTCGCCAATCTATTCTTTTCCGGAGATCTCTATGCCAGCTTTCTGTTCATCCACGACTCCCTGGTACACGTCAGGCGATCGATCTGCGAGTTTCCGTTTACTGGACACGCGGAGCTGGGCGCACTGGCCGATGCGATTGATCAGCATCGGATCAACGTGCTGGTCGGCGTCCCGGCACAGCTGCTGCGATTCGCTGCCTACCTGAACCAGCATCGGCGAGTACTGCGCGGGGTTGAGACGTTGTTGTATGGCGGCGAAAGCCTGTTTGCCCAGCAGGTAGCAATCCTCACCGACGTATTTCCCAACGTGCGCATCGCGTCCATTGGCTATGCCAGCGTAGATGCCGGCCTTATCGGGGCCAGCGCTCGTGACTGCGCCTTGGGCGAGCATCGGGTGTTTGAACCACAAACCTTGCTGGAGATCATCGATGAACTCACCGGCGAAGTCATCGAAGAATGCGATCGCACCGGATTGTTGGTGGTGACTAGTCTGACCCGCCGGCTCATGCCACTGCTGCGTTATCCAGTGGGCGACCGCGCGTGCTGGCGCGAGCCCGGCTCAGCCCCAAATCGCAAATTCGCCCTCAAGGGACGTAGCGTGCACAGCCAGCGAGTGCGCGTCGGCGTGCTGTCGCTGCTGATCGACGACATCCAGCAGATCGTCCAGCGCATTGCCCACAACGACCAATGGCAATTGTTGATCGAACATGACGGATACAAAGATATTTTGAGTGTGAAGTGGGTTCCCTCAACGCTATCGATGGCCACCGTACCGGTGTGCCGAGCGTTGTACGAGGCGTTGGTTGAACACTATCCCGCCATCGAGGAGTTGAGCCGCGAGGGTCTGCTGGAATTGCGAGTGTTGTCTTGTGCAGTCACCGCATTGAAGCTTCACCCACGCTCCGGCAAACAATTGCGGGTCCAGGACCTGCGCGTGTATGACGCACCATTGTCGGAGCCCGCATGA
- a CDS encoding GNAT family N-acetyltransferase: MPHLVFRPYRPSDARAVSQLFREVYGDHYVQPDVYLPNMIDQHNAKGRWKSMLAVDDVRVLGHAALCHDTPADTTELALSVVHPAAQGQSIATRLGRELLSQSGSMGFNSVSIKQVTHHPYTQRMAASIGFHSTGLLPDYVPSPFAEPLPETIVMGCHVVEGQTRPLPDIPWPESCRGFMQHLCAVFGTHADMTPLSSLPLQLKQHHKRFDMVIQRLTKRLLEQVRQLPRHWLISAKLQLSRHFAQDVRNLAALGFTFTGLTPTSSAQGWFALFHRGAQSRHLDLHCPHMQRLHDDLQQNTNMQSSAEALNRARSAA; this comes from the coding sequence ATGCCGCATTTGGTTTTTCGCCCCTATCGCCCCTCCGACGCACGAGCCGTAAGCCAGTTGTTTCGCGAGGTCTATGGCGATCATTACGTTCAGCCGGATGTGTATTTGCCGAACATGATCGATCAGCACAATGCCAAGGGACGCTGGAAGTCGATGCTGGCGGTGGACGACGTACGCGTTCTAGGGCATGCCGCGTTGTGTCATGACACACCTGCGGACACCACCGAACTGGCCCTCAGCGTGGTACATCCCGCCGCGCAGGGGCAGAGCATCGCGACCCGTCTGGGTCGGGAGTTGTTGTCGCAATCAGGTTCCATGGGGTTCAACAGCGTCTCGATCAAACAAGTGACACACCATCCCTACACGCAACGCATGGCTGCAAGCATCGGCTTCCACAGCACGGGTTTGCTACCTGACTACGTCCCTTCGCCCTTCGCCGAGCCGCTGCCGGAAACCATCGTGATGGGTTGCCATGTAGTCGAAGGGCAAACGCGTCCACTTCCCGATATCCCATGGCCTGAAAGCTGCCGAGGGTTTATGCAGCACTTGTGTGCTGTGTTCGGCACTCATGCGGACATGACGCCGTTGTCTTCCCTGCCCTTGCAACTCAAGCAACACCATAAAAGATTCGACATGGTCATTCAGCGTTTGACCAAACGTCTGCTTGAGCAGGTCCGGCAATTGCCCAGGCACTGGCTGATCTCGGCCAAACTTCAGTTGTCACGGCACTTTGCCCAGGACGTTCGCAATCTGGCGGCCCTTGGTTTCACCTTTACCGGGCTGACGCCTACCTCCAGTGCCCAGGGGTGGTTCGCACTGTTTCATCGAGGGGCGCAGTCTCGACACCTCGACCTGCATTGCCCGCACATGCAACGCTTGCATGACGATTTACAGCAAAACACCAACATGCAGAGTAGCGCCGAAGCGCTGAACAGAGCCCGCTCAGCCGCGTGA
- a CDS encoding acyl-protein synthase, with the protein MIHLPHTDALCALTQPYCLDSVPEGLFDQAMGEISLFHCHHTPGYERWLNANGLDAQDLETLDDWSRLPPIFANYFKRHLLFGPTGEGALELTSSGTSGQKSRMRYDSRSMAAAQGMVSHIFRHYGWDTPHSPCNYLLLSYEPEAAITLGTAYTDQFLCSYAPVNRLVYGLRRTAKGHEFDLFGVIRALQEFADEGLPVRILGFPAFLSHALQHMEDTGAPNLELPAQSLVFLGGGWKTQAAQEIPLLELYARINRQLGVDLSRCRDGYGAVEHAVPYIQCARHHFHAPVYSKVFVRNPSDFTVQPYGQRGLLEFVSPYISSSPAHAVVMGDLATLHPGASCGCGLSTDWFELHGRAGTTASRSCAMAASELLGGA; encoded by the coding sequence ATGATCCACTTACCCCACACCGATGCGCTTTGCGCGTTAACGCAACCCTATTGCCTGGATTCCGTCCCTGAGGGCCTGTTCGATCAGGCGATGGGGGAAATCAGCTTGTTTCATTGTCACCACACGCCTGGCTACGAACGCTGGCTGAACGCCAACGGGCTCGATGCCCAAGATCTCGAAACACTGGATGACTGGTCCAGATTGCCACCGATTTTCGCCAACTATTTCAAACGTCACCTGTTGTTCGGCCCTACCGGCGAAGGCGCGCTGGAGCTGACCTCATCCGGCACCAGCGGCCAGAAAAGTCGCATGCGCTATGACTCTCGCAGCATGGCGGCGGCTCAAGGGATGGTGAGCCACATTTTCCGGCACTACGGCTGGGATACGCCGCACAGCCCCTGCAATTATTTGCTCCTGAGCTACGAGCCCGAGGCTGCCATCACCTTGGGCACTGCTTACACCGACCAGTTTCTGTGCAGCTATGCGCCCGTCAATCGGCTCGTCTACGGATTACGCCGGACGGCTAAAGGTCACGAGTTCGACCTGTTTGGCGTGATTCGCGCCTTGCAGGAGTTTGCCGACGAGGGCTTGCCCGTGCGAATTCTTGGATTTCCTGCGTTTCTTTCCCATGCGCTACAGCACATGGAAGACACCGGCGCACCCAATCTCGAGCTTCCAGCTCAGTCATTGGTGTTTTTGGGGGGAGGCTGGAAAACCCAGGCAGCACAAGAAATTCCATTGCTTGAGTTGTATGCCCGAATCAATCGGCAATTGGGTGTCGACCTGTCCCGCTGTCGCGATGGTTACGGAGCCGTCGAGCATGCCGTGCCCTATATCCAGTGTGCCCGTCATCATTTTCATGCCCCCGTTTATTCGAAGGTTTTCGTGCGCAACCCATCCGATTTCACGGTCCAGCCATACGGCCAGCGCGGCTTGCTGGAATTCGTCTCCCCGTACATTTCGTCAAGCCCTGCTCACGCGGTGGTCATGGGCGACCTGGCGACATTACACCCCGGCGCCAGTTGCGGATGCGGCCTGAGCACCGATTGGTTCGAGCTGCACGGGCGTGCCGGCACCACCGCCAGTCGCAGTTGCGCGATGGCGGCTTCCGAATTGCTGGGAGGGGCTTGA